In Corylus avellana chromosome ca2, CavTom2PMs-1.0, the following proteins share a genomic window:
- the LOC132171217 gene encoding F-box protein At5g03970-like, whose amino-acid sequence MMSKRMAHDSVHAALNSDDILFEILLRLPEKSLFRLILVSKKWLHLICSYSFRSSYYTRWQESFRLLGFLVCNFLYLGRPRDGFRRPSWEPALPFLSTCKEGDDLKFSGILKQLGYFIDSSNGLLLCGRHPMTYYVWSPITKQPYQLPQPHQFYRNLCMAFIVEESHDNVICYKVIRAKCICKPVEVNTVSIETFSSKTGAWKQATLTCSTGFALCPRTVATVIRGVVHWFAVQKNVAIYDPYLGVRRISLVKLPAGELSYDYEESVLGESSDGLLQYGQSSKLGIEIWVLEKEQGGNSSIYQNNTHQESRWNLRYKLNFRVMWKRNPTFADHSKETHILSFLPQNSESVFIRSGSSIFLYQLESKTLDVVHYHGRGSSISWDSSKVAPYFKPSWPSSSLCHYTNSLT is encoded by the coding sequence ATGATGTCTAAGAGGATGGCCCACGATAGCGTTCATGCTGCATTAAACTCTGACGATATCCTATTTGAGATCCTCCTTCGATTACCAGAAAAATCTCTTTTCAGACTCATTCTTGTATCGAAGAAGTGGCTTCACTTGATATGCAGCTATTCTTTTCGTTCTAGTTACTACACTCGATGGCAGGAAAGTTTTCGTCTATTGGGCTTCCTTGTGTGCAATTTTCTATACCTTGGAAGACCTCGAGATGGCTTCCGTCGCCCCTCATGGGAGCCTGCACTTCCCTTTTTATCAACTTGTAAAGAAGGTGATGATTTAAAGTTTTCTGGGATCCTCAAGCAGCTCGGTTACTTCATTGACTCTTCCAACGGCCTTCTTCTTTGTGGCCGCCACCCAATGACTTATTATGTATGGAGTCCCATAACCAAGCAGCCATACCAACTTCCTCAACCTCATCAGTTCTATCGAAATTTGTGCATGGCGTTCATTGTCGAGGAGTCGCATGATAATGTCATCTGTTATAAGGTCATTCGTGCTAAATGCATATGCAAACCTGTCGAAGTCAACACCGTCTCCATTGAGACCTTCTCTTCAAAGACTGGTGCATGGAAACAAGCCACTCTCACTTGCTCTACAGGTTTTGCTTTGTGTCCTCGAACCGTTGCTACCGTGATCAGAGGCGTTGTTCACTGGTTTGCAGTACAGAAAAATGTAGCTATTTATGACCCATATCTTGGAGTGAGGCGTATATCTTTGGTTAAACTTCCAGCTGGTGAGTTGTCATATGATTATGAAGAGTCTGTACTTGGGGAATCCTCTGATGGTCTTTTGCAGTATGGTCAGAGCAGTAAGCTGGGTATTGAGATATGGGTCCTGGAGAAAGAACAAGGTGGTAACTCATCCATATACCAGAACAATACACATCAGGAGAGCAGGTGGAATTTAAGATACAAATTGAATTTCAGAGTTATGTGGAAACGGAATCCGACTTTTGCCGATCATTCTAAAGAAACGCACATATTGTCATTCCTTCCTCAGAATTCTGAATCTGTCTTCATTAGATCTGGATCGAGTATATTTCTTTATCAGCTTGAGAGCAAAACACTGGATGTGGTTCATTATCATGGCCGTGGCTCTTCAATTTCGTGGGATTCCAGTAAAGTAGCACCATACTTCAAGCCATCTtggccttcttcttctttatgtCACTACACTAACAGTTTGACATGA
- the LOC132168990 gene encoding uncharacterized protein LOC132168990, giving the protein MKRMQFKMYGSFGSRVVVLLLFLLLGISNCVAQASSSSEATMHTNNWAVLVCTSRFWFNYRHMANTLSLYRTVKRLGIPDERIILMLADDMACNARNKYPAQVFNNENHKLNLYGDNVENLNGPVDITFSIQAIDIIYNGTVESLE; this is encoded by the exons ATGAAGAGAATGCAATTCAAGATGTACGGTTCGTTCGGGTCCAGAGTGGTGGTGCTGCTTTTGTTTCTGCTTCTGGGCATAAGCAATTGCGTAGCacaagcttcttcttcttctgaggCTACTATGCACACTAACAACTGGGCTGTTTTGGTCTGCACCTCTCGCTTCTG GTTTAATTATCGACACATGGCTAATACTTTATCATTGTATAG GACAGTTAAGCGGTTAGGAATACCTGATGAGAGGATAATACTCATGCTGGCAGATGATATGGCTTGCAATGCTAGAAACAAATACCCTGCACAAGTTTTTAACAATGAGAACCACAAACTTAACTTGTATGGAGATAATGTTGAG aatttgaatGGCCCAGTTGATATTACATTTAGTATCCAAGCCATAGACATCATCTATAATGGGACTGTCGAGAGCTTGGAATGA
- the LOC132172696 gene encoding uncharacterized protein LOC132172696 isoform X1, translating into MKRMQFKMYGSFGSRVVVLLLFLLLGISNCVAQASSSSEATMHTNNWAVLVCTSRFWFNYRHMANTLSLYRTVKRLGIPDERIILMLADDMACNARNKYPAQVFNNENHKLNLYGDNVEVDYRGYEVTVENFLRVLSGRHENGVPRSKRLLSDEGSHILLYMTGHGGDEFLKFQDSEELQSHDLADAVKQMKEKRRFKELLIMVDTCQAATLFSQLQSPGVLTIGSSMKGENSYSHHLDSDVGVSVVDRFTFYTLGFFERLNMYNNASLISLFSSYNPSMLMSTAYYRTDLYQRRLEEVPVTNFFGSVMETIHTDSAYSVLSRKESGGAEIRKSTDKSVHDKKRSLLNSIELDQIIKVNTKDQQGTSKCKWSAFLQEMEKVKDVDTFVNYGLVLIVPLLTASMWLT; encoded by the exons ATGAAGAGAATGCAATTCAAGATGTACGGTTCGTTCGGGTCCAGAGTGGTGGTGCTGCTTTTGTTTCTGCTTCTGGGCATAAGCAATTGCGTAGCacaagcttcttcttcttctgaggCTACTATGCACACTAACAACTGGGCTGTTTTGGTCTGCACCTCTCGCTTCTG GTTTAATTATCGACACATGGCTAATACTTTATCATTGTATAG GACAGTTAAGCGGTTAGGAATACCTGATGAGAGGATAATACTCATGCTGGCAGATGATATGGCTTGCAATGCTAGAAACAAATACCCTGCACAAGTTTTTAACAATGAGAACCACAAACTTAACTTGTATGGAGATAATGTTGAG GTAGATTATCGAGGTTATGAAGTGACAGTTGAAAATTTTCTACGGGTATTGTCTGGGCGTCATGAGAATGGGGTTCCAAGATCTAAGCGTCTTTTAAGTGATGAAGGAAGCCACATTCTGCTGTATATGACAGGACATGGGGGAgatgaatttttgaaatttcaggaCTCAGAAGAGCTCCAAAGTCATGATTTAGCCGATGCTGtgaaacaaatgaaagaaaaacgTAG ATTCAAGGAGCTGCTTATAATGGTGGACACTTGCCAAGCTGCAACTCTCTTCTCTCAG CTTCAATCACCAGGTGTTTTGACCATTGGAAGCAGCATGAAAGGAGAGAACTCGTACTCACATCACTTGGATTCAGAC GTTGGTGTTTCAGTTGTGGATCGTTTTACATTTTACACCCTTGGATTCTTTGAGAGGCTAAATATGTACAATAATGCCTCCTTAATCAG TCTTTTCAGTTCTTATAATCCTAGTATGTTGATGTCAACTGCATATTACCGAACAGATCTGTACCAACGTCGTTTGGAGGAG GTACCAGTGACGAACTTCTTTGGCTCAGTCATGGAAACAATACATACTGATTCAGCTTACAGTGTCCTGTCAAGAAAGGAATCCGGCGGGGCTGAAATCAGAAAGTCTACAGATAAATCAGTCCATGACAAGAAAAGATCATTGTTGAATTCCATTGAGTTGGATCAAATTATTAAGGTAAACACTAAG GATCAACAAGGCACTTCTAAATGTAAATGGAGTGCTTTTCTTCAGGAGATGGAAAAAGTGAAAGATGTTGATACCTTTGTGAACTATGGCTTGGTTCTAATAGTTCCACTGTTGACGGCTTCGATGTGGCTGACATGA
- the LOC132172696 gene encoding uncharacterized protein LOC132172696 isoform X2, whose amino-acid sequence MKRMQFKMYGSFGSRVVVLLLFLLLGISNCVAQASSSSEATMHTNNWAVLVCTSRFWFNYRHMANTLSLYRTVKRLGIPDERIILMLADDMACNARNKYPAQVFNNENHKLNLYGDNVEVDYRGYEVTVENFLRVLSGRHENGVPRSKRLLSDEGSHILLYMTGHGGDEFLKFQDSEELQSHDLADAVKQMKEKRRFKELLIMVDTCQAATLFSQLQSPGVLTIGSSMKGENSYSHHLDSDVGVSVVDRFTFYTLGFFERLNMYNNASLISLFSSYNPSMLMSTAYYRTDLYQRRLEEVPVTNFFGSVMETIHTDSAYSVLSRKESGGAEIRKSTDKSVHDKKRSLLNSIELDQIIKDQQGTSKCKWSAFLQEMEKVKDVDTFVNYGLVLIVPLLTASMWLT is encoded by the exons ATGAAGAGAATGCAATTCAAGATGTACGGTTCGTTCGGGTCCAGAGTGGTGGTGCTGCTTTTGTTTCTGCTTCTGGGCATAAGCAATTGCGTAGCacaagcttcttcttcttctgaggCTACTATGCACACTAACAACTGGGCTGTTTTGGTCTGCACCTCTCGCTTCTG GTTTAATTATCGACACATGGCTAATACTTTATCATTGTATAG GACAGTTAAGCGGTTAGGAATACCTGATGAGAGGATAATACTCATGCTGGCAGATGATATGGCTTGCAATGCTAGAAACAAATACCCTGCACAAGTTTTTAACAATGAGAACCACAAACTTAACTTGTATGGAGATAATGTTGAG GTAGATTATCGAGGTTATGAAGTGACAGTTGAAAATTTTCTACGGGTATTGTCTGGGCGTCATGAGAATGGGGTTCCAAGATCTAAGCGTCTTTTAAGTGATGAAGGAAGCCACATTCTGCTGTATATGACAGGACATGGGGGAgatgaatttttgaaatttcaggaCTCAGAAGAGCTCCAAAGTCATGATTTAGCCGATGCTGtgaaacaaatgaaagaaaaacgTAG ATTCAAGGAGCTGCTTATAATGGTGGACACTTGCCAAGCTGCAACTCTCTTCTCTCAG CTTCAATCACCAGGTGTTTTGACCATTGGAAGCAGCATGAAAGGAGAGAACTCGTACTCACATCACTTGGATTCAGAC GTTGGTGTTTCAGTTGTGGATCGTTTTACATTTTACACCCTTGGATTCTTTGAGAGGCTAAATATGTACAATAATGCCTCCTTAATCAG TCTTTTCAGTTCTTATAATCCTAGTATGTTGATGTCAACTGCATATTACCGAACAGATCTGTACCAACGTCGTTTGGAGGAG GTACCAGTGACGAACTTCTTTGGCTCAGTCATGGAAACAATACATACTGATTCAGCTTACAGTGTCCTGTCAAGAAAGGAATCCGGCGGGGCTGAAATCAGAAAGTCTACAGATAAATCAGTCCATGACAAGAAAAGATCATTGTTGAATTCCATTGAGTTGGATCAAATTATTAAG GATCAACAAGGCACTTCTAAATGTAAATGGAGTGCTTTTCTTCAGGAGATGGAAAAAGTGAAAGATGTTGATACCTTTGTGAACTATGGCTTGGTTCTAATAGTTCCACTGTTGACGGCTTCGATGTGGCTGACATGA